The proteins below come from a single Agrococcus beijingensis genomic window:
- the recN gene encoding DNA repair protein RecN, with product MTRLDELTIRSLGVIDEARVPFGAGFTAITGETGAGKTMVVQALALLRGERADAGVIRSGEDRAAVQGVWLVDDADAVAQVEDAGGVVDDGELILGRALSRGPDGAARSRAQAGGAAVPAGVLRGLADRLVAVHGQADQQRLRSADAQAAALDRAAGEPLRELLLEYRAEHAAWTDARETAQRIRSAHDARAAEADALRNELEELEAFDPQPGEQDALATLAHRLEHAEGLRMQLAEAHAALASDDDAPDAVTLAGHARKLVERASSDDASLGEAHEMLVQADALLQEASASIVRALDDLDRPERSLDEVQQRRADLSGLERRLGRPLDEALEAAPLAALRLAELAGDDDELARLDAEEASRLEAATAIADRLSVVRQAAARSLEQAVATELAALAMPNARLHVEVAMTEHLTADGHDRVTMLLAPHPGAEPRPVQKGASGGELSRIMLAIEVALSAGELADQSVPTMVFDEVDAGVGGAAAIEIGRRLAQLAQHCQVIVVTHLAQVAAFAESHVRVEKGSDGRITASSVSEVTGDDRLAELARMLSGTASDTALAHARELLEDARAVG from the coding sequence GTGACCCGGCTCGACGAGCTGACGATCCGCTCGCTGGGCGTGATCGACGAGGCGAGGGTGCCCTTCGGTGCCGGCTTCACCGCGATCACCGGCGAGACCGGCGCCGGCAAGACGATGGTCGTGCAGGCGCTGGCGCTGCTGCGCGGCGAGCGCGCCGACGCCGGCGTGATCCGCTCGGGCGAGGACCGCGCGGCGGTGCAGGGCGTCTGGCTCGTCGATGATGCGGATGCGGTGGCGCAGGTCGAGGACGCCGGCGGCGTCGTCGACGACGGCGAGCTGATCCTGGGCCGCGCGCTCAGCCGCGGGCCCGACGGCGCCGCGCGATCGCGTGCGCAGGCAGGCGGTGCCGCGGTGCCGGCGGGCGTGCTGCGCGGCCTCGCCGACCGGCTCGTCGCTGTGCACGGCCAGGCCGACCAGCAGCGGCTGCGGTCGGCCGACGCCCAGGCGGCGGCGCTCGACCGAGCCGCCGGGGAGCCGCTCCGCGAGCTGCTGCTCGAGTACCGGGCCGAGCACGCGGCCTGGACCGACGCGCGCGAGACGGCGCAGCGCATCCGCTCTGCCCATGACGCGCGAGCGGCGGAGGCCGATGCCCTGCGCAACGAGCTCGAGGAGCTCGAGGCGTTCGACCCGCAGCCGGGGGAGCAGGACGCGCTCGCGACGCTCGCGCACCGCCTCGAGCACGCCGAGGGGCTGCGGATGCAGCTCGCCGAGGCGCACGCGGCGCTCGCGAGCGATGACGACGCGCCCGACGCCGTGACGCTCGCGGGCCACGCGCGCAAGCTCGTCGAGCGCGCCTCCAGCGACGACGCCTCGCTCGGCGAGGCGCACGAGATGCTCGTGCAGGCCGACGCGCTGCTGCAGGAGGCGTCTGCCTCGATCGTGCGGGCGCTCGACGACCTCGACCGGCCCGAGCGCAGCCTCGACGAGGTGCAGCAGCGGCGCGCCGACCTCAGCGGCCTGGAGCGGAGGCTCGGCCGCCCGCTCGACGAGGCGCTCGAGGCGGCGCCGCTGGCCGCGCTGCGGCTCGCCGAGCTGGCCGGCGACGATGACGAGCTCGCGCGGCTCGACGCCGAGGAGGCGAGCCGGCTCGAGGCCGCGACCGCGATCGCCGACCGGCTGAGCGTCGTGCGCCAGGCCGCGGCACGCTCGCTCGAGCAGGCCGTCGCCACCGAGCTCGCCGCGCTCGCGATGCCGAACGCGCGACTCCATGTCGAGGTCGCGATGACCGAGCATCTCACTGCCGACGGTCACGATCGCGTGACGATGCTGCTCGCGCCGCACCCCGGCGCCGAGCCGAGGCCCGTGCAGAAGGGCGCCTCGGGCGGCGAGCTGAGCCGCATCATGCTGGCGATCGAGGTGGCGCTCTCGGCGGGCGAGCTGGCCGACCAGAGCGTGCCGACGATGGTGTTCGACGAGGTCGACGCCGGCGTCGGCGGCGCTGCCGCGATCGAGATCGGTCGGCGCCTCGCGCAGCTGGCGCAGCACTGCCAGGTGATCGTCGTCACCCACCTCGCGCAGGTCGCCGCGTTCGCCGAGAGCCACGTGCGGGTCGAGAAGGGCAGCGACGGCCGCATCACCGCCTCGTCGGTGTCGGAGGTCACGGGCGACGACCGCCTGGCCGAGCTGGCCCGCATGCTCTCGGGCACCGCATCCGACACCGCGCTCGCGCACGCCCGCGAGTTGCTCGAAGATGCGCGAGCGGTGGGATAG
- a CDS encoding CTP synthase: MNLSARGPAKVTKQIFVTGGVVSSLGKGLTAASLGNLLTARGLHVVMQKLDPYLNVDPGTMNPFQHGEVFVTDDGAETDLDIGHYERFLDVSLSQAANVTTGQIYSKVIERERRGEYLGDTVQVIPHITDEIKRRMRLQSEQDPQPDVIITEIGGTVGDIESQPFIESARQLRHELGRANVFFVHVSLVPFLGASGEQKTKPTQHSVATLRSIGIQPDALVLRSDRPVSDSNRKKIALMCDVEEEAVINTIDLPSIYDIPSTLFEQGLDAYIIGQLSLSAGEVDWTNWQQVLDAVHQPKHEVTIGLVGKYIDLPDAYLSVTEAVKAGGFANQTKVNLRWIRSDDCETPEGAAAQLGELDGIVVPGGFGIRGIEGKLGALRFTRENDIPTLGICLGLQCMVIEAARNLAGIEGASSTEFDEATPAPVIATMAEQEQHIHGGDLGGTMRLGLYEAKLDEGSLAARLYGDTVSFERHRHRYEVNNAYRDEIAAAGLSFSGLSPDGKLVEYVEMPGHPFYIATQAHPELRSRPNRAHPLFRGLVAASLDRQRASKLFDETDDETA, translated from the coding sequence GTGAACCTCAGTGCGCGCGGCCCGGCCAAAGTGACCAAGCAGATCTTCGTCACGGGGGGTGTCGTCTCCTCGCTCGGCAAGGGCCTGACCGCCGCCTCGCTCGGCAATCTGCTCACCGCGCGAGGGTTGCACGTGGTCATGCAGAAGCTGGATCCGTACCTCAACGTCGATCCCGGCACGATGAACCCGTTCCAGCACGGCGAGGTCTTCGTCACCGATGACGGCGCCGAGACCGACCTCGACATCGGCCACTACGAGCGGTTCCTCGACGTGAGCCTGTCGCAGGCGGCGAACGTCACGACCGGCCAGATCTACTCGAAGGTGATCGAGCGCGAGCGGCGCGGCGAGTACCTCGGCGACACGGTGCAGGTCATCCCGCACATCACCGACGAGATCAAGCGCCGCATGCGCCTGCAGTCCGAGCAGGATCCGCAGCCCGACGTGATCATCACCGAGATCGGCGGCACGGTCGGCGACATCGAGTCGCAGCCGTTCATCGAGTCGGCGCGGCAGCTGCGCCACGAGCTCGGGCGCGCCAACGTCTTCTTCGTGCACGTCTCGCTCGTGCCCTTCCTCGGCGCCTCCGGCGAGCAGAAGACCAAGCCCACGCAGCACTCCGTCGCGACGCTGCGCTCGATCGGCATCCAGCCCGACGCGCTCGTGCTGCGCAGCGACCGGCCGGTCTCCGACTCGAACCGCAAGAAGATCGCCCTCATGTGCGACGTCGAGGAGGAGGCGGTCATCAACACGATCGACCTGCCCTCGATCTACGACATCCCCTCGACGCTGTTCGAGCAGGGCCTCGACGCCTACATCATCGGCCAGCTGAGCCTCAGCGCCGGCGAGGTCGACTGGACGAACTGGCAGCAGGTGCTCGACGCAGTGCACCAGCCCAAGCACGAGGTGACGATCGGCCTGGTCGGCAAGTACATCGACCTGCCGGATGCGTACCTGTCGGTGACCGAGGCGGTCAAGGCCGGCGGGTTCGCGAACCAGACGAAGGTCAACCTGCGCTGGATCCGCTCCGACGACTGCGAGACCCCGGAGGGCGCAGCCGCGCAGCTGGGCGAGCTCGACGGCATCGTCGTGCCCGGCGGCTTCGGCATCCGCGGCATCGAGGGCAAGCTCGGGGCGCTGCGGTTCACCCGCGAGAACGACATCCCGACGCTCGGCATCTGCCTCGGCCTGCAGTGCATGGTCATCGAGGCGGCCCGCAACCTCGCCGGCATCGAGGGCGCGTCGTCGACCGAGTTCGACGAGGCGACGCCAGCGCCGGTGATCGCGACGATGGCCGAGCAGGAGCAGCACATCCACGGCGGCGACCTCGGCGGCACCATGCGCCTGGGCCTCTACGAGGCGAAGCTCGACGAGGGGTCGCTGGCGGCGCGGCTCTACGGCGACACCGTCTCGTTCGAGCGCCACCGCCACCGCTACGAGGTCAACAACGCCTACCGCGACGAGATCGCGGCCGCGGGGCTCTCGTTCAGCGGCCTGTCGCCCGACGGCAAGCTGGTCGAGTACGTCGAGATGCCCGGCCACCCGTTCTACATCGCGACCCAGGCGCACCCCGAGCTGCGCAGCCGGCCGAACCGCGCGCATCCGCTCTTCCGCGGCCTCGTCGCCGCCAGCCTCGACCGCCAGCGCGCGTCGAAGCTGTTCGACGAGACCGACGACGAGACGGCCTGA
- a CDS encoding NUDIX domain-containing protein, whose product MLADALGRRPLLARERLFDGRIWDVERQEFELGGDRIGREVIVHPGAVAVVALNDADEIMLVHQYRHPAGGTLWELPAGLLDVHGEDPLAAAKRELAEEVDLEAGCWQTLLDISTTGGGSTEIIRVYLATDLRDLPDAFAREHEEAEMEARWVPLDEVVEAALAMRIHNATLLAALLAVTQLRARGASAQRQAQRLRAHPADVPFDWHDAHRA is encoded by the coding sequence ATGCTCGCCGACGCGCTCGGTCGACGGCCCTTGCTGGCGCGTGAGCGGCTGTTCGACGGGCGCATCTGGGATGTCGAGCGGCAGGAGTTCGAGCTCGGCGGCGACCGCATCGGCCGCGAGGTGATCGTGCACCCCGGGGCGGTCGCCGTGGTCGCGCTGAACGACGCCGACGAGATCATGCTGGTGCACCAGTACCGGCACCCCGCCGGGGGCACGCTCTGGGAGCTGCCTGCTGGCCTGCTCGACGTGCACGGCGAGGATCCGCTCGCGGCGGCGAAGCGCGAGCTCGCCGAGGAGGTCGACCTCGAGGCCGGTTGCTGGCAGACGCTGCTCGACATCTCGACGACGGGCGGCGGCTCGACCGAGATCATCCGCGTCTACCTCGCCACCGACCTGCGCGACCTGCCCGACGCCTTCGCGCGCGAGCACGAGGAGGCCGAGATGGAGGCCCGCTGGGTGCCGCTCGACGAGGTCGTCGAGGCGGCGCTCGCGATGCGCATCCACAACGCGACGCTGCTGGCGGCGCTGCTCGCGGTCACGCAGCTGCGGGCGCGGGGTGCCTCGGCCCAGCGTCAGGCGCAGCGTCTGCGGGCCCACCCGGCCGACGTGCCCTTCGACTGGCACGACGCGCACCGGGCATGA
- a CDS encoding site-specific tyrosine recombinase XerD — translation MTPAQAVERLLRQLAIERGLSKHTVAAYRRDLTGYLAVLEQRKVTDAAAISGEDVAAFRSALAERGLAASSVARHLSAVKALHRWLVDERVAVDDVAKDQRPPKLPSRLPTAISVSQMQRLLETAAGDEAAAADPAALRDRALLELLYATGARISELIALDVDDLPAPDDPHGLVRVTGKGAKQRLVPIGSFARAAVEAWLVRGRPALATRGRGTPALLLGARGGRLSRQAAWEVIQRVAEEAGVAHVSPHTFRHSFATHLLEGGADVRVVQELLGHASVATTQIYTHVTADTLRDMYTTAHPRALSAMPPL, via the coding sequence ATGACTCCGGCGCAGGCGGTCGAGCGGCTGCTGCGCCAGCTCGCGATCGAGCGGGGGCTCTCGAAGCACACCGTCGCCGCCTACCGCCGCGACCTGACCGGCTATCTCGCGGTGCTCGAGCAGCGGAAGGTGACGGATGCCGCCGCCATCTCGGGCGAGGACGTCGCGGCCTTCCGGTCGGCGCTGGCCGAGCGCGGGCTCGCCGCCTCATCGGTGGCGCGGCACCTCTCCGCGGTGAAGGCACTGCACCGCTGGCTGGTCGACGAGCGTGTGGCGGTCGACGACGTCGCGAAGGATCAGCGCCCGCCGAAGCTGCCCTCGCGGCTGCCCACGGCGATCTCGGTCTCGCAGATGCAGCGGCTGCTCGAGACCGCCGCGGGCGACGAGGCGGCCGCCGCAGACCCGGCAGCGCTGCGCGACCGGGCGCTGCTCGAGCTGCTCTACGCCACCGGCGCCCGCATCTCGGAGCTCATCGCGCTCGACGTCGACGACCTCCCGGCGCCCGACGACCCGCACGGCCTCGTGCGGGTGACCGGCAAGGGCGCGAAGCAGCGGCTGGTGCCGATCGGCTCCTTCGCGCGCGCGGCGGTCGAGGCGTGGCTGGTGCGGGGGCGGCCGGCGCTCGCGACGAGGGGCCGCGGCACGCCCGCGCTGCTGCTGGGCGCCCGCGGCGGGCGCCTCAGCCGCCAGGCGGCGTGGGAGGTCATCCAGCGCGTCGCCGAGGAGGCGGGCGTCGCGCACGTCTCGCCGCACACGTTCCGGCACTCGTTCGCGACCCACCTGCTCGAGGGCGGCGCCGACGTGCGCGTGGTGCAGGAGCTGCTGGGCCACGCCTCCGTCGCGACCACGCAGATCTACACGCACGTCACCGCCGACACGCTGCGCGACATGTACACGACCGCGCACCCGCGGGCGCTGAGCGCGATGCCCCCGCTGTAG
- a CDS encoding GNAT family N-acetyltransferase, whose product MDDAVREAEDHELEALAALRWRWVRETADEALPEHDAYVTAAAAWARGHRDSHVPFVALVDDEIVGMAWLAVQARVPTPRALDRRSGDLQSCYVVPEARGRGLGTRLADAVLTRARELGLEHVTVHASPRSIRVYERAGFRTNPRALWAEGAVPER is encoded by the coding sequence ATGGACGACGCGGTGCGCGAGGCGGAGGACCACGAGCTCGAGGCGCTGGCGGCGCTGCGCTGGCGCTGGGTGCGCGAGACCGCCGACGAGGCGCTCCCCGAGCACGACGCGTACGTGACGGCGGCAGCCGCCTGGGCGCGCGGGCACCGCGACTCGCACGTGCCCTTCGTCGCGCTCGTCGACGACGAGATCGTCGGCATGGCATGGCTCGCCGTGCAGGCGCGCGTGCCCACGCCGCGCGCGCTCGATCGGCGCTCGGGCGACCTGCAGAGCTGCTACGTCGTGCCGGAGGCGCGCGGCCGCGGTCTCGGCACGAGGCTGGCGGATGCGGTGCTCACCCGGGCGCGCGAGCTCGGCCTCGAGCACGTCACGGTGCACGCCAGCCCGCGCTCGATCCGGGTCTACGAGCGCGCGGGCTTCCGCACGAACCCGCGAGCGCTCTGGGCGGAGGGCGCGGTCCCGGAGCGCTGA
- a CDS encoding ParA family protein, protein MEAPSVGPTGRPERDFPSPAPLKSHGPARIVTMCNQKGGVGKTTTTINLGATVAEYGRRVLAVDFDPQGALSAGLGVDNHEALTIYDLLLNPRLDPKEAIQQTTVEGLDVIAANIDLSAAEVHLVNEVAREQILARVLRKVADDYDLILIDCQPSLGLLTVNALTAAHGVLIPLESEYFALRGVALLKETIEKVQDRLNPALELDGILVTMFDARTLHAREVMERVVDTFGDTVLETVVRRTVKFPDASVAGIPVTQFAPEHAASETYRKLARELISRGAIA, encoded by the coding sequence ATGGAGGCACCTTCGGTCGGGCCCACGGGCCGACCCGAGCGCGACTTCCCGAGCCCTGCGCCGCTGAAGAGCCACGGCCCCGCCCGCATCGTCACGATGTGCAACCAGAAGGGCGGCGTCGGCAAGACGACGACGACCATCAACCTGGGCGCCACCGTCGCCGAGTACGGCCGCCGCGTGCTGGCGGTCGACTTCGACCCGCAGGGCGCGCTGAGCGCCGGGCTGGGCGTCGACAACCACGAGGCGCTCACGATCTACGACCTGCTGCTGAACCCGCGCCTCGATCCGAAGGAGGCGATCCAGCAGACGACCGTCGAGGGCCTCGACGTGATCGCCGCCAACATCGACCTCTCGGCCGCCGAGGTGCACCTCGTCAACGAGGTCGCGCGCGAGCAGATCCTGGCGCGCGTGCTGCGCAAGGTCGCCGACGACTACGACCTGATCCTCATCGACTGCCAGCCCTCGCTCGGCCTGCTCACCGTGAACGCGCTCACCGCCGCGCACGGCGTGCTGATCCCGCTCGAGAGCGAGTACTTCGCGCTCCGCGGCGTCGCGCTGCTGAAGGAGACCATCGAGAAGGTGCAGGACCGCCTGAACCCGGCGCTCGAGCTCGACGGCATCCTCGTCACCATGTTCGACGCCCGCACCCTGCACGCCCGCGAGGTCATGGAGCGCGTCGTCGACACCTTCGGCGACACGGTGCTCGAGACCGTCGTGCGCCGCACGGTGAAGTTCCCGGACGCATCCGTCGCGGGCATCCCCGTGACGCAGTTCGCACCCGAGCACGCAGCTTCCGAGACGTACCGCAAGCTCGCCCGCGAGCTGATCTCCCGCGGCGCGATCGCCTGA
- a CDS encoding segregation and condensation protein A, whose protein sequence is MPSPDAEVAEPGGFRLALDNFDGPFDLLLTLIGNRSMDVTEILLGRVTDEFIAYVRTLDTHEELEQASEFIVVAATLLDLKIASLLPAGDVVDSEDVALLEARDLLFARLLQYRAFKQAAAWVDERIGVESSRHARSVRLEDRFRQRTPELRWTLSADDFAALALLALTPRELPTVGLAHLHAPLVSIREQAAHIVSMLRQRGTTTFRALIAGEATRGVIVARFLAVLELYRHAAISFEQLEPLGELSISWTGHDFRDEDLVALGADYDHA, encoded by the coding sequence GTGCCGTCGCCTGACGCGGAGGTCGCCGAGCCCGGCGGCTTCCGGCTCGCGCTCGACAACTTCGACGGGCCCTTCGACCTGCTGCTGACCCTCATCGGCAACCGTTCGATGGACGTCACCGAGATCCTGCTCGGACGGGTGACGGATGAGTTCATCGCCTATGTGCGCACGCTCGACACCCATGAGGAGCTCGAGCAGGCGAGCGAGTTCATCGTCGTCGCCGCCACGCTGCTCGACCTGAAGATCGCGTCGCTGCTGCCCGCCGGCGACGTCGTCGACAGCGAGGACGTCGCGCTGCTCGAGGCTCGCGACCTGCTCTTCGCACGGCTGCTGCAGTACCGCGCGTTCAAGCAGGCGGCGGCGTGGGTCGATGAGCGCATCGGCGTCGAGTCGAGCAGGCACGCGCGCTCGGTGCGGCTCGAGGACCGGTTCCGGCAGCGCACGCCGGAGCTGAGGTGGACGCTGTCGGCCGACGACTTCGCCGCGCTCGCGCTGCTCGCGCTCACGCCCCGCGAGCTGCCGACCGTGGGCCTGGCGCACCTGCACGCGCCGCTCGTCTCGATCCGCGAGCAGGCCGCGCACATCGTCTCGATGCTGCGGCAGCGGGGCACGACCACGTTCCGCGCGCTGATCGCCGGCGAGGCGACGCGCGGCGTCATCGTCGCGCGGTTCCTCGCCGTGCTCGAGCTCTACCGCCACGCCGCCATCAGCTTCGAGCAGCTCGAGCCGCTCGGCGAGCTGTCGATCAGCTGGACCGGCCACGACTTCCGCGACGAGGACCTCGTCGCGCTGGGGGCAGACTATGACCATGCCTGA
- the scpB gene encoding SMC-Scp complex subunit ScpB produces the protein MTMPDTAEQTADSRAGRDAPAAEPATSAASARPLERRIEAILMVADEPQGAVHLATALQAPVKQVKAAIEALRRDYDGEPVGDRPAGPERGFELREVGGGWRIYVRAAYDDDAADFVLTQTPSKLSQAALETLAVIAYKQPITRGAVAAIRAVNVDSVVRTLLGRGLIREAFADSETGAIHYETTELLLTQLGLNSLDELPPISPLLPDGEEELTL, from the coding sequence ATGACCATGCCTGACACCGCCGAGCAGACCGCCGACTCGCGCGCCGGGCGCGACGCGCCGGCGGCCGAGCCGGCCACCTCGGCGGCGTCCGCGCGCCCGCTCGAGCGCCGCATCGAGGCGATCCTGATGGTCGCCGACGAGCCGCAGGGCGCCGTGCACCTCGCGACCGCGCTGCAGGCTCCGGTGAAGCAGGTGAAGGCCGCCATCGAGGCGCTCCGCCGCGACTACGACGGCGAGCCGGTCGGCGACCGCCCGGCCGGCCCGGAGCGGGGCTTCGAGCTGCGCGAGGTCGGTGGCGGCTGGCGCATCTACGTGCGCGCCGCCTACGACGACGACGCCGCCGACTTCGTGCTCACGCAGACGCCCTCGAAGCTGTCGCAGGCGGCGCTCGAGACGCTCGCGGTGATCGCCTACAAGCAGCCCATCACGCGCGGCGCGGTCGCGGCCATCCGCGCCGTCAACGTCGACTCGGTGGTGCGCACGCTGCTGGGCCGCGGGCTGATCCGCGAGGCCTTCGCCGACAGCGAGACCGGCGCCATCCACTACGAGACGACCGAGCTGCTGCTGACGCAGCTGGGCCTCAACTCGCTCGACGAGCTCCCGCCGATCTCGCCGCTGCTGCCCGACGGCGAAGAGGAGCTGACGCTGTGA
- a CDS encoding pseudouridine synthase, producing the protein MNDARTRGESLDGESLPSAEGERLQKVLAAAGVASRRVVEDMIVAGRITVDGHVVTELGSRIRPDARVTVDGTAVQLDVSKRYLMLNKPTGVVSTMADEQGRPDLREFTDQIEERVYNVGRLDAETSGLLLLTNDGEVAHVLAHPSFGVEKTYVAKVRGEVDQRVIRQLLQGFELEDGEIHADAARIVGSPSRGFSMVELTLHSGRNRIVRRMLDHVGHPVVDLVRRSFGPLHLGTLRSGHVRELTTMERGAILTLARSAP; encoded by the coding sequence GTGAACGACGCACGCACCCGGGGCGAGAGCCTTGACGGCGAGAGCCTTCCCTCCGCAGAGGGAGAGCGCCTGCAGAAGGTCCTCGCCGCAGCAGGCGTCGCGAGCCGCCGCGTCGTCGAGGACATGATCGTCGCCGGCCGCATCACGGTCGACGGCCACGTCGTGACCGAGCTGGGCTCACGCATCCGCCCCGATGCGCGCGTGACGGTCGACGGCACCGCCGTGCAGCTCGACGTCTCGAAGCGCTACCTGATGCTCAACAAGCCCACCGGCGTGGTCTCGACCATGGCCGACGAGCAGGGCCGGCCCGACCTGCGCGAGTTCACCGACCAGATCGAGGAGCGCGTCTACAACGTCGGCCGCCTCGACGCCGAGACCAGCGGCCTGCTGCTGCTCACGAACGACGGCGAGGTGGCGCACGTGCTCGCCCACCCCTCGTTCGGGGTCGAGAAGACCTACGTGGCCAAGGTGCGCGGCGAGGTCGACCAGCGCGTGATCCGGCAGCTGCTGCAGGGCTTCGAGCTCGAGGACGGCGAGATCCACGCCGACGCGGCGCGCATCGTCGGCAGCCCCTCGCGCGGCTTCTCGATGGTCGAGCTGACGCTCCACTCGGGCCGCAACCGCATCGTGCGCCGCATGCTCGACCACGTCGGGCACCCGGTCGTCGACCTGGTGCGGCGCTCCTTCGGCCCGCTGCACCTGGGCACCCTGCGGTCGGGGCACGTGCGCGAACTCACTACCATGGAACGCGGCGCCATCCTCACTCTCGCGAGGTCGGCGCCGTAA
- a CDS encoding prephenate dehydrogenase, whose product MTHRLRGPVRIVGTGLLGTSIGLGLAARGVEVQLSDASPTAMALAADYGAGRAAAEGDAPELIVVAVPPDVTAQVVAAELAAFPDAVVTDVASVKAVPLAQLRQLGADISRYLGSHPMAGRERSGALAGSGDLFVGRPWVIAGHDAISYERGSLVDDLILDLGAVPIESTPEEHDRAVAIVSHLPQLVSSLMAARLVDAPDEALRLAGGGVRDVTRIAASDPALWIQILGANAPAVVEQLRALQADLATLVGALDDVDASGSRKTVADALRAGNEGVARLPGKHGTHTRFTRVQVRVDDRPGQLARLLVDIGDAGVNLEDVRLDHAEGAQFGVAEITVLPESVVHLHDALEALGWQVVA is encoded by the coding sequence GTGACCCACCGACTGCGCGGCCCTGTGCGCATCGTCGGCACCGGCCTGCTCGGCACCTCCATCGGCCTCGGGCTCGCCGCCCGCGGCGTCGAGGTGCAGCTGAGCGACGCCTCGCCGACCGCCATGGCGCTCGCCGCCGACTACGGCGCGGGGCGGGCGGCCGCCGAGGGCGATGCCCCGGAGCTGATCGTCGTCGCCGTGCCGCCCGACGTCACGGCGCAGGTCGTGGCCGCAGAGCTCGCGGCGTTCCCGGATGCGGTGGTCACCGACGTCGCGTCGGTCAAGGCCGTGCCGCTCGCGCAGCTGCGGCAGCTCGGCGCCGACATCAGCCGCTACCTCGGCTCGCACCCGATGGCCGGCAGGGAGCGCTCCGGGGCGCTCGCAGGATCCGGCGACCTCTTCGTCGGACGCCCCTGGGTGATCGCCGGCCACGACGCGATCTCCTACGAGCGCGGCAGCCTCGTCGACGACCTCATCCTCGACCTGGGTGCCGTGCCGATCGAGTCGACGCCCGAAGAGCACGACCGTGCGGTCGCGATCGTCAGCCACCTGCCGCAGCTCGTCTCGTCGCTGATGGCGGCTCGCCTCGTCGACGCGCCCGACGAGGCGCTGCGCCTCGCCGGCGGCGGCGTGCGCGACGTCACCCGCATCGCCGCCTCCGATCCCGCGCTCTGGATCCAGATCCTGGGCGCCAACGCCCCGGCCGTGGTCGAGCAGCTGCGCGCCCTCCAGGCCGATCTCGCGACGCTCGTCGGCGCGCTCGACGACGTGGACGCATCCGGGAGCCGGAAGACGGTGGCGGATGCGCTGCGTGCCGGCAACGAGGGCGTCGCACGGCTGCCGGGCAAGCACGGCACGCACACGCGCTTCACGCGTGTGCAGGTGCGGGTCGACGACCGGCCCGGACAGCTCGCCCGCCTGCTGGTCGACATCGGCGACGCGGGCGTGAACCTCGAGGACGTGCGGCTCGACCACGCCGAGGGCGCCCAGTTCGGCGTCGCCGAGATCACCGTGCTCCCCGAGTCGGTGGTGCACCTGCACGACGCGCTCGAGGCGCTCGGCTGGCAGGTGGTGGCATGA
- the cmk gene encoding (d)CMP kinase — protein sequence MSGMASATVIAIDGPAGSGKSSVARAVARALGFQFLDTGAAYRALTWLILERGGDTDDEQTVVGSLGALDSLELTVDAAGQRVVIEGHDVTEAIRTERISGAVSGVARTIAAREAVNVRFRDIIAHAAPGIVAEGRDITTVVAPDADVRVLLTADEAVRIRRRFGDVGGDQHQVGASLAARDASDSRVVDFLNAADGVSVVDSTHLTFDETVDAIVRLATEESHD from the coding sequence ATGAGCGGCATGGCGTCGGCCACCGTCATCGCCATCGACGGCCCCGCGGGCAGCGGCAAGTCGTCGGTGGCTCGTGCCGTCGCGCGCGCGCTCGGCTTCCAGTTCCTCGACACCGGCGCCGCCTACCGGGCGCTGACGTGGCTGATCCTCGAGCGCGGCGGCGACACCGACGACGAGCAGACGGTCGTCGGCAGCCTCGGCGCGCTCGACTCGCTCGAGCTGACCGTCGACGCCGCCGGGCAGCGCGTCGTCATCGAGGGCCACGACGTGACCGAGGCGATCCGCACCGAGCGCATCTCGGGCGCCGTCTCGGGGGTCGCCCGCACGATCGCCGCGCGCGAAGCCGTCAACGTGCGCTTCCGCGACATCATCGCCCATGCCGCCCCCGGCATCGTCGCGGAGGGCCGCGACATCACGACCGTCGTCGCGCCCGACGCCGACGTGCGCGTGCTGCTGACCGCCGACGAGGCGGTCCGCATCCGCCGCCGCTTCGGCGACGTCGGCGGCGACCAGCACCAGGTGGGTGCGAGCCTCGCAGCTCGCGACGCCTCCGATTCCCGAGTGGTCGACTTCCTGAACGCCGCAGACGGCGTCAGCGTCGTCGACTCCACCCATCTGACCTTCGACGAGACGGTCGACGCGATCGTCCGCCTCGCGACCGAGGAGAGCCATGACTGA